Part of the Candidatus Paceibacterota bacterium genome is shown below.
TACGGCTCACTCGCATCTCGATCGTTTTGTAACGGCTCAACTATTCCATGTAAGAGCTATTGTCTTGTGGTGCATTTGGAACAAAATAACCCAATTCGAGTTGGAAATGTTGCCTGTTCAGCAAGTACTCCTGCTGATACGTACTTGTACCCGTACTATATAAGCCGTTAATCTATCCATGGATTTATTTATTCTGTTTTTCGTCTTTGCATTCGGTGCTTCAATCGGAAGCTTTCTTAATGTTGTTCTGTATCGATTTAACACAGGTCTTACGCTGGGTGGTAGATCCATGTGCGGGACTTGCGCACGTACGCTTGAGCCGTATGAACTTGTTCCTGTAATTAGCTTCCTAGCATTAGGTGCACGATGTCGTACCTGTAGATCAAAGATCTCATGGCAGTATCCAATAATTGAGATTGCAAACGGTTGTATTGCGTTGGTCGTGTATTTAGTTGGAAAACAAATGCTTTTTGATTCAGGATTAATATTTGCTGCGTGGTTACTTGGAACATTTTTAATACATACCATTCTCTTAGGTATCATTGCATACGATATTAAACACACGATTATTCCTGACACATTCTCAGGATTATTTGCTGCGATT
Proteins encoded:
- a CDS encoding prepilin peptidase; the encoded protein is MDLFILFFVFAFGASIGSFLNVVLYRFNTGLTLGGRSMCGTCARTLEPYELVPVISFLALGARCRTCRSKISWQYPIIEIANGCIALVVYLVGKQMLFDSGLIFAAWLLGTFLIHTILLGIIAYDIKHTIIPDTFSGLFAAIAIGMAIASLPTPSGEGLLSIFLAGFALAFPFAFLWFISKGKWMGFGDAKLAIGIGWYLGFSLGIAAILMAFWLGAIVGILLMILTKITGKLGLNMKSELPFAPFLIIGLWIAWIGGISVGEILGVFERLFTI